A window of the Salvelinus sp. IW2-2015 linkage group LG3, ASM291031v2, whole genome shotgun sequence genome harbors these coding sequences:
- the LOC111982606 gene encoding protein LLP homolog: MAKSLRSKWKRKMRAVKRAKNAPKELARLKQALAHGGTGEISMNDIQDIATVVPAAKIKEKKVDVDMEGEEVDDGKMDMDSKRSKTTQLDEHGQYPTWMSQRQAKKLKGKRMTKKSGGKANKKKKGIAW, from the exons ATGGCCAAAAGTCTGCGAAGCAAATGGAAGAGGAAGATGCGTGCAGTGAAGAGAGCGAAGAACGCCCCGAAGGAACTGGCTCGGTTGAAGCAAGCCTTAGCCCACGGTGGCACAGGAGAGATCTCCATGAATGACATTCAGGACATAGCTACAGTGGTGCCAGCTGCCAAGATAAAAGAGAAGAAAGTGGATGTagacatggagggagaggaagtcgATG ATGGAAAGATGGACATGGACAGCAAGCGCAGTAAGACGACCCAATTGGACGAGCACGGACAGTACCCAACATGGATGAGCCAACGACAGGCCAAGAAACTGAAAGGCAAACGCATGACAAAGAAATCAGGAGGAAAggccaacaaaaaaaagaagggCATTGCCTGGTAG